The Nitrospirota bacterium genome contains the following window.
ATAATCGCATCCTTTAAAGCCCATTACATATATGCGGCGTGGGCAATACTGATTGCGAACATATTTGACGGCCTTGACGGCTGGGTTGCGAGGGTTACGCACAGTACAACGAGGTTTGGCATTGAGCTTGATTCACTTTCTGACCTCATTGCTTTCGGTGTTGCACCCGCGGTCCTTCTTTACGGCTGGTCATTGCATTCATTTGGCCGCGTTGGATGGGGCGCTGCGTTTCTTTATGTTATGTGCGGTGCGTTAAGGCTTGCAAGGTATAATGTGCAGATGGGTTCTGTGGAAAGCAAGGCATTCACGGGCATGCCGATACCCGGTGCTGCCGTGGTTTTAGCATCACTGGTTTTATTCTATCATGAGATGTGGGGAAAGGCAGCAGGGAAGAACCCCCTTGTCCTCGTTCTGGTTTTTATTCTTGCAATACTTATGGTAAGCACATTGCGTTATCACGGAATAAAGGAGATTGACCCCAAGAGGAGAAAACCGTTCTGGATTCTGGTTGTATTTGTGTTAGTCCTTGTCCTTGTGTTTATGCATCCTGAGATTACGATTTTTACTTTTTCCATGGGTTACATTCTTTTGGGAATTATTGAAAATGCCGTGCTTTTTTATAGAAAGAGAAGGCTTAGCGGAGTGCAGCAATGAGGATAATAAAGATTTTTGATACGACACTGAGAGACGGTGAGCAGTCTCCCGGTGCGTCAATGAATGTGGAGGAAAAAGTGCAGGTTGCAAAACAGCTTGCCCGGCTTGGTGTGGATATAATTGAGGCTGGATTTGCAGTTGCCTCGCACGGTGATTTTGAAGCAGTTAGGACCATTAGCGGGGAAGTGGATGGTCCTGTAGTATGCAGCCTCGCACGGGCAAAAGAAGAAGACATCAGGAGGGCGTGGGAGGCGGTTAAGGATGCCCCAAGGAAGAGGATTCATACATTTCATTCCACATCTGACATACATCTTAAATATCAGTTTCGTGTAAGCCGTGAAGAGGCTTTAAAAAGGTCGCAGGAAATGGTCAGGCTCGCAAGGAGCCTTATTGAGGATGTTGAATTTTCGCCTATGGATGCAACGAGAAGCGATGTAAATTACCTCTGTGAAGTAATAGAGGCAGCCATTGATGCAGGTGCATCAACAGTGAATATTCCGGACACAGTAGGATACAGCACGCCTCAGGAATTCGGTGCATTAATAAAGACCATCCGCGAGAAGGTAAAAAATATTGCTCAGGCTGTAATTTCGGTTCACTGCCATAATGACCTCGGGCTTGCCGCAGCCAACTCGCTTGCCGCGGTGCTTAACGGCGCCGGGCAGATTGAATGTACTATTAACGGCATAGGTGAACGAGCCGGCAACTGCTCGCTGGAGGAAGTGGTTATGGCTTTAAGGGTAAGGCGCGATATTTTTAATGCGGATACAAAGATAAATACAGAGGAGATAATACGCAGCAGCAGACTTGTTACAAAGATAACAGGAATCTCGGTGCAGCCGAACAAGGCTATTGTCGGAGCCAATGCCTTTGCGCATGAATCAGGCATTCATCAGGACGGGCTTTTGAAGGAAAAATCAACCTACGAGATTATTAGACCCGAAACCATAGGGCTTCACAAGACAAAACTTGTCCTCGGCAAACACTCAGGAAGGCACGCATTTAAGACAAGACTTAAAGAACTTGGTTATGAATTGTCAGACGAAGAGCTCAACATTGCATTTGAAAGGTTTAAAAAACTTGCAGACCAAAAAAAGGATATCTTTGATGAAGATATTGAGGCGCTGGTTTCCGAGGATGCAGTAAGAATCCCAGAGGTTTACAGCCTTATTGATTTAAATGTGATTTCAGGCATCAGCCAGAAACCTACTGCTACAGTTAAACTCAGGGTTGAAGGGGAACTAATTGAGAAGACGGAGCACG
Protein-coding sequences here:
- a CDS encoding 2-isopropylmalate synthase; the encoded protein is MRIIKIFDTTLRDGEQSPGASMNVEEKVQVAKQLARLGVDIIEAGFAVASHGDFEAVRTISGEVDGPVVCSLARAKEEDIRRAWEAVKDAPRKRIHTFHSTSDIHLKYQFRVSREEALKRSQEMVRLARSLIEDVEFSPMDATRSDVNYLCEVIEAAIDAGASTVNIPDTVGYSTPQEFGALIKTIREKVKNIAQAVISVHCHNDLGLAAANSLAAVLNGAGQIECTINGIGERAGNCSLEEVVMALRVRRDIFNADTKINTEEIIRSSRLVTKITGISVQPNKAIVGANAFAHESGIHQDGLLKEKSTYEIIRPETIGLHKTKLVLGKHSGRHAFKTRLKELGYELSDEELNIAFERFKKLADQKKDIFDEDIEALVSEDAVRIPEVYSLIDLNVISGISQKPTATVKLRVEGELIEKTEHGDGPVDATYKTIASITNTKSSLLKFEVKGITGGTDALGEVMVSLEEEDGRVVRGHGA
- the pssA gene encoding CDP-diacylglycerol--serine O-phosphatidyltransferase, with translation IIASFKAHYIYAAWAILIANIFDGLDGWVARVTHSTTRFGIELDSLSDLIAFGVAPAVLLYGWSLHSFGRVGWGAAFLYVMCGALRLARYNVQMGSVESKAFTGMPIPGAAVVLASLVLFYHEMWGKAAGKNPLVLVLVFILAILMVSTLRYHGIKEIDPKRRKPFWILVVFVLVLVLVFMHPEITIFTFSMGYILLGIIENAVLFYRKRRLSGVQQ